The genomic segment GATGAGGATCCTGAAACTCCAACAaaaccaccttcttcttctgttgacGAAATCATGAAACCATCGTAAacattcattcttttttcttttttcttttgtcaatttATGTTTGGTTTCTGATCTGCTCTTTCAGTCTTGACCAAATcgaaaaacaagagaaaagttTTCTTGAACAATAAGAACAGAACAGAGAGTTCTTGGCGAGatgtttgtgttctgttttagttttctttgtttgattaaggtgtgttatgttgttatatatatatatatagatagagtcATAGAGAGAGGATTACATAATTGTTTGTAGATAAGAGATACGGTTTatagtaagagaaaaaaaaggataacGAACGAACGACGATGTATAGGTGTACTACTTACGTGCAAGCTGTGGCCTATGGATAAAGCTTTACTCTGATTTGTTCtatcaaatttattaatttttagttatacCTTATTTATTTCTCTGACCTCACATAAATAACATAACGTTCTCtgaataattaaagattttgaattACTGATTAAGATTATCTCTACCTATACGCTGCAATCTTACTAATCATCTTTATATTAGAGATAAgattgatatatatagaaagattaaAAGAGCAAATAGAAAAATGCATTGTCATAATCAAATATCTTAAATTCTTAATCCTCATCAtggttttgttgtgttgtttgtgtttcctaattttcaaaaaaaaaaaaaaaaaaaaaaaaaaaaaaacggatcggTTGATGTAATCACATTCACCACcaacacaaaaatatcaaaccgagattaaaacgaagaaaaatcaaaccGGATCGCATTATACTCATCATGACTTTGACCTTTGACTTGACAACCAAGTCACAAAAGttggaaagaaaaatcaattaaaggGTAACGAAAATActagaaaacaataaataaaataagtaatagTCTTTTCTAGAAAAAAGTAATCATCGACCTTTCTCTCCAAGTACTCGACTAGTCGTAGTCGTTGTCGTTAGTAGATCCCAAACGAAGAAGAGTATAAACTCACTCACTCATATACGTATTAGTTATTACtatattcttatattttccTCAACGGCGCCACATGTTTTGATGGAATAATCAAATCTCTCCAGTGATTTACCAAAACCACCATTTCCGTACACCCCTTTAATGGTTTCTCTCTATctgggttttgatttgtttaaccAAGCGACTTCACCAATGGTCAAGAATTCTCTAATCCTATAAAAAAGGGTCGCCTTGTCTTTGATCTACGGATTTGATTccatctttctaatttttttctttttctaatcaaaGTTTCTGTCTTTCTGATTTCGTATTCGATTTGTTTCGTTGACGAGTTCAAAGTCTCCCATACGAgaaccccaaaagaaaaaaaaattccaattttattaaattattagacTTTTCCCCTGAAGATTGTTGTTTCGTGAGTCGTAATGAGTACTGTGGAAAGTAGCAAACCGAAGATCATCGAAGGTTCTTGTGGTTATGTTCTACAAGACGTTCCTCATCTCTCTGATTACCTTCCTGGTCTTCCTGTATGTTATTACTTCTCCCATCTCTGTTTTTGAGCTTTACGGTTgtaaaaggttgaaactttgaTTTAGATATGGGTTTTTGTGCATGGTTATGTATCAATTTCAGCTGATAActgtttagtttttatttgaaaCTTGAGAATAGATGAAATGAATTTCCCCATATTCTGAATTAGTATAAGATAGCCTAATAGGAAAAAGGAGGGATGGTTAAGTTTGGTAGTTGGGTTCCAAGGATTATGAATTTGACTCAATAATGATGGTTAAGTTTGATTAAgtttcttttgggttttattttattgcaGACTTATCCTAATCCATTGCAAGACAATCCAGCATACTCTGTGGTGAAGTAAGTCCTTTTCACCCATGTTTAGCTCACTAAGCTTCCTATGGTGATTCAATCATTAGCTTGCCAGTTATTAAAtgggttttcgtttttttggaatttttcaGGCAATACTTTGTTGATGCTGATGACAGTGTTCctcaaaaggtatatatatttggtatatTCATGGCTGGTGGCTCCCTGAGAGTTTAGAGCTCATGTTTCTCTTATTGGCTTTTATCCGTGTTGTTTTAGATCGTTGTTCATAAGGATGGACCAAGGGGAATTCATTTCAGACGAGCCGGGCCACGTCAAAAGGTTTTTCCTTTCTGTCAAATTGCTTCATTGTTCATTAGTCCATTTCAATAGGATCTGTTGTTGACTTAGTTCTCTGCAGGTGTACTTTGAATCTGATGAAGTGCATGCTTGCATAGTTACCTGTGGGGGTCTTTGTCCCGGCCTTAATACCGTGATTAGAGAAATAGTGAGCAGTCTATCTTACATGTATGGAGTGAAGAGAATTCTGGGAATAGATGTAAGTTTTTGTGATTGTAATCTCTTGCATATACCTAAACAAATACggtcttttgtttgtttcattttctcatCCTTGAGTCTTTTTTCAGGGAGGATATAGAGGCTTTTATGCTAAGAATACTGTCTCCTTGGACTCTAAAGTTGTAAATGATAGCCATAAGCGCGGAGGTACTATCCCTGGGACCTCACGAGGTGGTCACGATACCACAAAGATAGTTGACAGCATTCAAGATCGAGGAATCAATCAGGTTTCGATAACACACTACCTATTTTAAAGTGTCTCTTtctaaaaagtatatataaactcATTGTTCATGTAGTCTTTTTCATCATTCAGGTTTACATTATAGGAGGAGATGGAACACAGCGAGGAGCATCAGTTATATTTGAGGTAAATTCCATTTTCACCTTTCAAATGTGTAAAATCTCAGAATTTGCTGATCTTTTGATGGTACCTATGTAGGAAATAAGACGACGTGGACTGAAAGTTGCAGTCATTGGAATCCCGAAAACAATCGATAATGACATACCTGTATGTAGCCCTCCCTTTGTTTCATCTCTAGAGAAAAGCTGTATTTTCTATGTGAAGGAAATTGAGAAAATTCACCTTTGTTCTGTGGCTCTGTGCAGGTGATAGACAAATCTTTTGGGTTTGACACTGCTGTAGAAGAGGCTCAACGAGCTATTAACGCAGCACATGTGGAAGCCGAGAGTATAGAGAATGGTATTGGCGTTGTCAAGCTTATGGGTCGCTACAGCGGTGAGTAAACTACTCTTCTGCTTCATCTTTGTTTGCCTTATCAAGCTCTCTTATTGTATTATTTCACAAGTGCATGAACTGCTTTAACAGGGTTCATAGCGATGTATGCTACTCTAGCAAGTAGAGATGTGGACTGTTGTTTGATTCCGGAGTCACCATTTTACCTAGAAGGAGAAGGCGGATTGTTTGAGTACATAGAGAAACGGCTCAAGGAGAGCGGTCACATGGTGATTGTGATTGCTGAAGGTGCAGGACAAGATCTAATGTCTAAGAGCATGGAAACACTCAAGGATGCATCTGGTAATAAACTTCTGAAAGATGTTGGTCTTTGGCTGTCACAGAGCATCAAGGTAAACCAGAAATTACAGAGAAAGCCACAAACATTGTTTGATAGTAAAATCAGACTAAACTTATCATGTGTTAAATTTCGTTTAACTTATACGTAGGATCATTTTAataagaagatggtgatgaaCCTCAAGTACATTGGTACAATTCTTATCCCTTCCACCTCTCCACCATGAGTTTCTTGTTCCCTAATCTTAGCGCATTTGTCTTATCTTACTTTCAGATCCAACATACATGATTCGAGCTGTTCCTAGCAATGCGTCAGACAATGTTTATTGTACACTTCTGGCTCAGAGTGCAGTGCACGGTGCAATGGCTGGATACACTGGCTATATTAGTGGTCTAGTGAACGGAAGACAAACCTACATTCCCTTCTATGTAAGTTATTATCCGCTTTAAATTTGATGGGTCCAAGTGGTTAAACTAATGAATCGTTaaaccaccatcatcatcatattgtCGTTCATCACCATCACTATACCATTGTTGTcatggcatcatcatcatcatgtcgATTGGTTGTGATGTTGCAGAGAATAACAGAGACACAGAACCATGTGGTGATCACAGACAGGATGTGGGCGAGGCTACTCTCTTCGACGAACCAGCCAAGCTTCTTGGGCCCAAAAGATGTCTCTGATAANNNNNNNNNNNNNNNNNNNNNNNNNNNNNNNNNNNNNNNNNNNNNNNNNNNNNNNNNNNNNNNNNNNNNNNNNNNNNNNNNNNNNNNNNNNNNNNNNNNNNNNNNNNNNNNNNNNNNNNNNNNNNNNNNNNNNNNNNNNNNNNNNNNNNNNNNNNNNNNNNNNNNNNNNNNNNNNNNNNNNNNNNNNNNNNNNNNNNNNNNNNNNNNNNNNNNNNNNNNNNNNNNNNNNNNNNNNNNNNNNNNNNNNNNNNNNNNNNNNNNNNNNNNNNNNNNNNNNNNNNNNNNNNNNNNNNNNNNNNNNNNNNNNNNNNNNNNNNNNNNNNNNNNNNNNNNNNNNNNNNNNNNNNNNNNNNNNNNNNNNNNNNNNNNNNNNNNNNNNNNNNNNNNNNNNNNNNNNNNNNNNNNNNNNNNNNNNNNNNNNNNNNNNNNNNNNNNNNNNNNNNNNNNNNNNNNNNNNNNNNNNNNNNNNNNNNNNNNNNNNNNNNNNNNNNNNNNNNNNNNNNNNNNNNNNNNNNNNNNNNNNNNNNNNNNNNNNNNNNNNNNNNNNNNNNNNNNNNNNNNNNNNNNNNNNNNNNNNNNNNNNNNNNNNNNNNNNNNNNNNNNNNNNNNNNNNNNNNNNNNNNNNNNNNNNNNNNNNNNNNNNNNNNNNNNNNNNNNNNNNNNNNNNNNNNNNNNNNNNNNNNNNNNNNNNNNNNNNNNNNNNNNNNNNNNNNNNNNNNNNNNNNNNNNNNNNNNNNNNNNNNNNNNNNNNNNNNNNNNNNNNNNNNNNNNNNNNNNNNNNNNNNNNNNNNNNNNNNNNNNNNNNNNNNNNNNNNNNNNNNNNNNNNNNNNNNNNNNNNNNNNNNNNNNNNNNNNNNNNNNNNNNNNNNNNNNNNNNNNNNNNNNNNNNNNNNNNNNNNNNNNNNNNNNNNNNNNNNNNNNNNNNNNNNNNNNNNNNNNNNNNNNNNNNNNNNNNNNNNNNNNNNNNNNNNNNNNNNNNNNNNNNNNNNNNNNNNNNNNNNNNNNNNNNNNNNNNNNNNNNNNNNNNNNNNNNNNNNNNNNNNNNNNNNNNNNNNNNNNNNNNNNNNNNNNNNNNNNNNNNNNNNNNNNNNNNNNNNNNNNNNNNNNNNNNNNNNNNNNNNNNNNNNNNNNNNNNNNNNNNNNNNNNNNNNNNNNNNNNNNNNNNNNNNNNNNNNNNNNNNNNNNNNNNNNNNNNNNNNNNNNNNNNNNNNNNNNNNNNNNNNNNNNNNNNNNNNNNNNNNNNNNNNNNNNNNNNNNNNNNNNNNNNNNNNNNNNNNNNNNNNNNNNNNNNNNNNNNNNNNNNNNNNNNNNNNNNNNNNNNNNNNNNNNNNNNNNNNNNNNNNNNNNNNNNNNNNNNNNNNNNNNNNNNNNNNNNNNNNNNNNNNNNNNNNNNNNNNNNNNNNNNNNNNNNNNNNNNNNNNNNNNNNNNNNNNNNNNNNNNNNNNNNNNNNNNNNNNNNNNNNNNNNNNNNNNNNNNNNNNNNNNNNNNNNNNNNNNNNNNNNNNNNNNNNNNNNNNNNNNNNNNNNNNNNNNNNNNNNNNNNNNNNNNNNNNNNNNNNNNNNNNNNNNNNNNNNNNNNNNNNNNNNNNNNNNNNNNNNNNNNNNNNNNNNNNNNNNNNNNNNNNNNNNNNNNNNNNNNNNNNNNNNNNNNNNNNNNNNNNNNNNNNNNNNNNNNNNNNNNNNNNNNNNNNNNNNNNNNNNNNNNNNNNNNNNNNNNNNNNNNNNNNNNNNNNNNNNNNNNNNNNNNNNNNNNNNNNNNNNNNNNNNNNNNNNNNNNNNNNNNNNNNNNNNNNNNNNNNNNNNNNNNNNNNNNNNNNNNNNNNNNNNNNNNNNNNNNNNNNNNNNNNNNNNNNNNNNNNNNNNNNNNNNNNNNNNNNNNNNNNNNNNNNNNNNNNNNNNNNNNNNNNNNNNNNNNNNNNNNNNNNNNNNNNNNNNNNNNNNNNNNNNNNNNNNNNNNNNNNNNNNNNNNNNNNNNNNNNNNNNNNNNNNNNNNNNNNNNNNNNNNNNNNNNNNNNNNNNNNNNNNNNNNNNNNNNNNNNNNNNNNNNNNNNNNNNNNNNNNNNNNNNNNNNNNNNNNNNNNNNNNNNNNNNNNNNNNNNNNNNNNNNNNNNNNNNNNNNNNNNNNNNNNNNNNNNNNNNNNNNNNNNNNNNNNNNNNNNNNNNNNNNNN from the Camelina sativa cultivar DH55 chromosome 12, Cs, whole genome shotgun sequence genome contains:
- the LOC104733285 gene encoding ATP-dependent 6-phosphofructokinase 3-like — protein: MSTVESSKPKIIEGSCGYVLQDVPHLSDYLPGLPTYPNPLQDNPAYSVVKQYFVDADDSVPQKIVVHKDGPRGIHFRRAGPRQKVYFESDEVHACIVTCGGLCPGLNTVIREIVSSLSYMYGVKRILGIDGGYRGFYAKNTVSLDSKVVNDSHKRGGTIPGTSRGGHDTTKIVDSIQDRGINQVYIIGGDGTQRGASVIFEEIRRRGLKVAVIGIPKTIDNDIPVIDKSFGFDTAVEEAQRAINAAHVEAESIENGIGVVKLMGRYSGFIAMYATLASRDVDCCLIPESPFYLEGEGGLFEYIEKRLKESGHMVIVIAEGAGQDLMSKSMETLKDASGNKLLKDVGLWLSQSIKDHFNKKMVMNLKYIDPTYMIRAVPSNASDNVYCTLLAQSAVHGAMAGYTGYISGLVNGRQTYIPFYRITETQNHVVITDRMWARLLSSTNQPSFLGPKDVSD